One window of Phycisphaeraceae bacterium genomic DNA carries:
- a CDS encoding site-specific DNA-methyltransferase — protein MAKKKTTAKTRKKTAPKKVEAITHDDASRKNIPTAEYQSVMTTEHQSPIRVAYERRNRDLDPQLVWRGKDEQDWSDLVVQAPPLFIQEKVHPKVLVDDLRRRTEADERDAEPQMDLFADFNGVPEGNAKTEFYQHDANWTNRMILGDSLQVMASLAEREGLRGKVQCIYLDPPYGIKFNSNFQWSTTSRDVKDGKKDHITREPEQVKAFRDTWRDGIHTYLTYLRDRLTVSHDLLNESGSIFVQIGDENVHRVLAVLDEVFGPGNRLGLILFKKTGGLSAKHLASVGDYILWYGKDASRTKFRPLFKKKLPGEAGATQFRYKLDELGNLHEVDFSVASQLPAEEVVYHDNFTSQKPAYNFEFAGRRFTKPFKPSPDNLPRVSRAGRFLVVGNTPRYLRKLADFPVYEINELWDDLAISGFADQKVYVVQTSPKAIERCLLMASDPGDLVLDPTCGSGTTAYVAEQWGRRWITIDTSRVSLALARARIMGARYPFFLLADSKDGVEKEAAVTRSDLPEGYAKRHYAGNVRHGFVYERVPHIGLKAIANNAEIDVIWEKFEAKLQPVREKLTGAIPAKWLAEYRKRQKYTADVPAELQEWEIPREQPEDWPGACKTLLDEFWKLRIARQKEIDASIAAKADFEYLYDKPYEDKKKVRVAGPFTVESISPHRTLGVDEDDELIDPLKPTGTPGDSEDAVDFVEMVLENLRSTGVQQAHKEDRILFSSLTPWPGHFICAEGRYVEADSDTEKRAGILIGPEFGTVSRQDLVAAAREAGDAGFDVLIACAFSYEAHATEFSKLGRIPVLKARMNAELHMGGELKNTGKGNLFVIFGEPDIGVYEGGSKALEIEVQRRQDRLPEIKQTIKMLETDVKSIKRIKDKTEDQVERLTAVKTQLYNLEREKDRANVLIDYAPAVPKGQLFVELYGVDVFHPSSGEVLSDSADGIACWFIDTDYNEESFFVRHAYFLGQSDPYKALKTTLKAEINEEAWATLNSDTSRPFKKPKGGRIAVKVINHLGDEVMKVFRVE, from the coding sequence ATGGCCAAGAAAAAGACCACAGCAAAGACCCGCAAGAAGACCGCGCCAAAGAAGGTCGAGGCGATCACCCACGATGACGCGTCGCGGAAGAACATTCCGACCGCCGAGTACCAGTCCGTGATGACGACCGAGCACCAGTCGCCCATCCGCGTTGCGTACGAGCGGCGCAATCGCGATCTTGACCCGCAGCTGGTCTGGCGCGGCAAGGACGAGCAGGACTGGTCCGATCTTGTCGTTCAAGCGCCGCCGCTCTTCATCCAGGAGAAGGTCCATCCGAAGGTGCTGGTCGATGATTTGCGCCGTCGCACCGAAGCAGACGAGCGCGATGCCGAGCCGCAGATGGACCTGTTCGCCGACTTCAACGGCGTTCCCGAGGGCAACGCCAAGACCGAGTTCTATCAGCACGATGCCAACTGGACAAACCGCATGATTCTTGGTGACTCACTCCAGGTCATGGCATCGCTCGCAGAGCGCGAGGGACTGCGCGGCAAGGTCCAGTGCATCTACCTCGATCCGCCGTACGGCATCAAGTTCAACTCGAACTTCCAGTGGTCTACAACTTCTCGCGACGTGAAGGATGGCAAAAAGGACCACATCACGCGCGAGCCCGAGCAGGTCAAGGCGTTCCGTGACACCTGGCGCGACGGGATCCACACGTACCTGACATATCTGCGCGATCGGCTGACCGTGAGTCATGATTTACTGAATGAGTCTGGATCTATTTTTGTCCAGATTGGCGACGAGAATGTGCATCGTGTGCTTGCAGTGCTCGATGAGGTGTTTGGTCCAGGCAACCGACTTGGGTTAATCCTGTTCAAGAAGACAGGCGGGCTTTCAGCGAAGCATCTTGCTTCGGTCGGAGACTATATCCTCTGGTACGGAAAAGACGCATCGCGGACGAAGTTCCGACCACTCTTTAAGAAGAAGCTTCCAGGCGAGGCGGGTGCGACACAGTTTCGATACAAGCTTGATGAGCTAGGCAATCTTCACGAGGTCGACTTTTCAGTTGCCTCACAGCTTCCAGCAGAAGAAGTAGTGTACCACGACAATTTTACATCTCAGAAGCCAGCATACAACTTCGAGTTTGCCGGAAGACGATTCACAAAGCCATTCAAGCCGTCGCCAGACAACCTCCCGCGCGTATCACGTGCAGGGCGGTTCTTGGTTGTAGGCAACACTCCGCGATACCTCCGTAAACTTGCGGATTTCCCGGTTTATGAGATAAACGAGCTGTGGGACGACCTCGCAATCAGTGGATTTGCTGATCAGAAAGTTTATGTTGTTCAGACCTCGCCCAAGGCTATCGAACGTTGCTTGCTCATGGCGAGCGACCCTGGTGACCTCGTCCTCGATCCCACTTGTGGTTCCGGGACGACGGCCTATGTGGCGGAGCAATGGGGCCGGCGGTGGATCACCATTGACACGTCGCGCGTGTCGCTTGCGCTCGCTCGCGCACGGATCATGGGCGCTCGGTATCCGTTCTTTCTGCTGGCTGATTCGAAGGACGGCGTCGAAAAGGAAGCCGCGGTCACCCGGAGCGATCTGCCTGAGGGCTATGCGAAACGACATTATGCTGGAAATGTCCGGCACGGATTTGTGTATGAGCGTGTACCGCATATTGGGCTAAAGGCGATCGCGAACAACGCAGAGATCGACGTCATCTGGGAGAAGTTTGAGGCGAAGCTCCAGCCTGTTCGCGAGAAGCTGACGGGGGCGATCCCCGCGAAGTGGCTTGCTGAGTATCGCAAGAGACAGAAGTACACGGCCGATGTTCCGGCGGAGTTGCAGGAATGGGAGATCCCGCGCGAGCAACCGGAGGATTGGCCAGGCGCGTGCAAGACACTCCTTGACGAGTTCTGGAAGCTGCGCATTGCGCGCCAGAAGGAGATCGACGCGAGCATCGCAGCGAAGGCTGACTTCGAGTATCTGTACGACAAGCCCTACGAGGACAAGAAGAAGGTGCGCGTGGCTGGGCCGTTCACGGTCGAGAGCATCAGCCCGCATCGCACACTCGGCGTGGACGAGGATGATGAGTTGATCGATCCGTTGAAGCCAACGGGCACACCCGGTGACAGCGAGGATGCTGTGGACTTTGTTGAGATGGTGCTCGAAAACCTTCGGAGCACCGGCGTCCAGCAGGCGCACAAGGAAGATCGAATCTTGTTCTCGTCGCTCACTCCCTGGCCGGGGCATTTCATCTGTGCCGAGGGAAGGTACGTTGAAGCTGACAGCGACACCGAGAAGCGTGCTGGGATTTTGATCGGTCCCGAGTTTGGCACTGTATCAAGACAGGATCTGGTGGCTGCAGCGCGCGAAGCGGGAGATGCCGGGTTCGATGTGCTCATCGCGTGCGCGTTCAGCTACGAGGCGCACGCGACGGAGTTCAGCAAGCTCGGACGCATTCCGGTTCTCAAAGCGAGAATGAACGCCGAACTGCACATGGGCGGAGAACTTAAGAACACGGGCAAGGGGAACCTGTTTGTCATCTTCGGGGAGCCCGATATTGGTGTGTATGAAGGGGGTAGCAAAGCACTCGAAATAGAAGTACAACGACGTCAAGACAGACTCCCAGAGATAAAGCAAACAATTAAGATGTTGGAAACAGATGTGAAGTCGATCAAAAGAATAAAAGATAAAACAGAAGACCAAGTGGAACGCCTAACCGCTGTCAAGACTCAGCTTTATAACCTTGAGCGGGAAAAGGATCGTGCAAATGTTCTCATTGATTATGCCCCAGCTGTACCGAAGGGGCAGTTGTTTGTAGAACTCTACGGTGTAGATGTCTTTCACCCATCAAGCGGTGAAGTCCTGAGCGATAGTGCCGACGGTATCGCGTGCTGGTTCATCGATACCGACTACAACGAGGAGAGCTTCTTTGTCCGACATGCGTACTTCCTCGGGCAAAGCGATCCATACAAAGCACTCAAGACAACACTCAAGGCTGAGATCAACGAGGAAGCATGGGCGACGCTCAACAGCGATACGTCACGGCCGTTCAAGAAACCCAAGGGCGGGCGGATCGCAGTGAAGGTTATCAATCATCTCGGAGATGAGGTCATGAAGGTGTTTCGGGTGGAGTGA
- a CDS encoding PEP-CTERM sorting domain-containing protein, producing MRKFNMTSRVRNVVTLCASLLIAGAVSAQSIFTGLGDLPGGFTSSGAWGLSGNGLVAIGIANSSNGGEGFRWTKSTGMSGLGVLLPSNPLSLAYATNLNGEVVVGVSESSTGSEPFRWTEAGGMVGLGHLSGTSGVGAAWGVNAGGDVVVGYSYGPNGREAFRWTESGGMQGLGDLAGGIFDSWAYDVSADGSRVVGSGYTSTDEKPFLWMPGTGMQDLGDLPGGISAGAASAINDIGSVIVGASHSTSGKEAFRWESGQMVGLGDLAGGEFSSIARDVSNDGTVIVGEGTTENGREAFYWTETLGMVNLYDYLISEGATGLDGWILESARGVSTDGLTITGTGINPLGQFEGWVAHIPAPSSCVVLAIGGVLVSRRRR from the coding sequence ATGAGGAAGTTCAATATGACATCCCGTGTGAGAAATGTTGTTACTCTGTGCGCGTCATTGTTGATAGCCGGTGCTGTGAGTGCGCAATCGATCTTCACGGGGTTGGGTGACTTGCCTGGAGGATTCACATCAAGTGGCGCTTGGGGATTAAGCGGTAACGGACTCGTTGCTATAGGGATTGCGAACTCGTCCAACGGCGGTGAGGGGTTCCGCTGGACAAAATCAACAGGAATGTCTGGACTCGGAGTGCTTCTTCCAAGCAACCCGTTGAGTTTGGCATATGCAACTAATCTGAATGGTGAGGTTGTAGTTGGAGTTTCAGAAAGTTCAACAGGATCGGAGCCTTTTCGCTGGACCGAAGCTGGAGGAATGGTTGGTCTAGGACACTTATCGGGAACTAGTGGGGTTGGCGCAGCGTGGGGAGTAAACGCCGGTGGCGATGTGGTTGTTGGGTACAGCTACGGTCCCAATGGCAGAGAGGCGTTCCGATGGACCGAGTCCGGTGGCATGCAGGGGCTCGGCGATCTTGCAGGCGGCATCTTCGACAGCTGGGCGTATGACGTCAGTGCCGATGGGAGTAGAGTCGTTGGATCTGGATACACATCAACTGATGAAAAACCATTTCTTTGGATGCCCGGCACTGGTATGCAGGATCTCGGTGATCTACCGGGTGGAATCTCTGCTGGCGCAGCAAGCGCAATCAATGATATTGGTAGTGTCATTGTTGGTGCATCGCATTCGACCAGTGGCAAGGAAGCATTCCGCTGGGAGAGCGGGCAGATGGTCGGTCTTGGTGATCTTGCAGGCGGTGAGTTTTCAAGCATTGCCAGAGACGTAAGCAATGATGGTACTGTAATCGTTGGTGAGGGCACTACTGAAAACGGGCGCGAGGCGTTCTACTGGACCGAGACGCTTGGCATGGTCAATCTGTATGACTATCTCATTTCAGAGGGAGCAACCGGGCTGGACGGCTGGATACTTGAATCAGCGCGCGGCGTGAGCACAGACGGTCTGACTATCACCGGCACAGGCATTAACCCACTCGGCCAGTTCGAGGGCTGGGTTGCGCACATCCCCGCGCCGTCGTCGTGCGTGGTGCTTGCGATTGGTGGTGTGCTTGTGTCGAGACGCAGGAGATAA
- a CDS encoding PEP-CTERM sorting domain-containing protein, with translation MIKPVSGMVLGLIFIQAVHAQPSFFGVGELPGGLVGSGIFGLSGDGSTAVGGSATAPGLSGAFHWTASAGIQALPYPSGGSGVIQAFAANQTGNVVVGHSSLQSGAQIPVMWKNGGTAIDLGSLGGFSGQAHSVNSSGTAAVGFSFGPNGREAFRWTEAGGMVGLGDLAGGAFDSWAFDISDDGNTVVGTAQGANGSRSFLWTQLTGMQAISAFANEIDGAATAINGAGNVVVGGSCSAETTCDAYRWEDGVAVLLGDLAGGVHWSVARGVSDDGATIVGDATTSSAFGPDTAFYWTEQLGMVDLKEHLLSLGILGVEGWTLESAQGISDDGLTIAGMGINPQGFNEGWIAHIPAPSSCVVLVIGGVIASRRRR, from the coding sequence ATGATAAAGCCAGTCAGTGGAATGGTTCTCGGCTTGATCTTCATACAGGCTGTTCATGCGCAGCCGAGTTTTTTTGGAGTTGGTGAGCTTCCGGGCGGTCTCGTTGGCAGTGGCATCTTCGGGCTCAGTGGCGACGGCTCGACCGCTGTCGGCGGCAGCGCGACTGCGCCCGGACTCAGCGGCGCGTTCCATTGGACGGCGTCAGCAGGCATCCAGGCATTGCCATACCCGTCCGGCGGATCTGGCGTGATCCAGGCATTTGCTGCAAACCAGACAGGCAATGTTGTTGTTGGCCACAGCTCGCTCCAGAGCGGTGCGCAGATTCCCGTCATGTGGAAGAACGGCGGAACAGCGATTGATCTGGGCTCGCTCGGTGGGTTCAGCGGTCAGGCGCACAGCGTGAACAGTTCGGGCACTGCGGCTGTGGGGTTCAGCTTTGGTCCCAATGGAAGAGAGGCGTTCCGCTGGACCGAAGCAGGCGGCATGGTCGGGCTCGGTGATCTTGCCGGTGGTGCGTTCGACAGCTGGGCGTTTGATATCAGCGACGATGGAAACACAGTGGTGGGGACTGCGCAAGGAGCAAATGGATCTCGTTCATTTCTGTGGACGCAATTGACTGGTATGCAGGCAATTTCAGCATTCGCTAACGAAATTGATGGAGCAGCGACAGCGATCAACGGTGCGGGAAATGTTGTTGTTGGCGGATCATGTTCTGCGGAGACTACATGTGACGCATATCGATGGGAAGATGGTGTCGCCGTTCTTCTCGGTGACCTTGCTGGTGGTGTCCATTGGAGTGTGGCAAGAGGAGTCAGTGACGATGGAGCAACCATTGTCGGCGATGCCACAACTTCCTCAGCATTTGGGCCCGACACGGCGTTCTACTGGACCGAGCAACTCGGGATGGTTGATCTGAAGGAGCATCTGCTGAGTCTTGGCATTCTGGGAGTAGAAGGCTGGACACTGGAAAGTGCGCAGGGAATCTCTGATGATGGACTCACCATCGCTGGCATGGGCATCAACCCGCAGGGGTTCAACGAGGGCTGGATCGCGCACATCCCCGCGCCATCGTCGTGCGTGGTGCTTGTGATTGGTGGTGTTATCGCGTCGAGACGCAGAAGGTAA
- a CDS encoding PEP-CTERM sorting domain-containing protein: protein MFFFSMRYAGIATLWFCATAAAQPSFIPLGAPPTSTLHSFGLGISGDGTTAVGFAGLTPGDNRAFRWTVQTGTVGLGSLPGGNDVSHAQGVNYDGSVIVGFAVGSTGGEPMRWTEATGMVGLGALPGGSFLGEAYGTNDTGDVVVGFSFGANGREAFRWTESGGMHGLGSLTTSNIYSWAYDVSNDGDTVVGLAVDSNGVSRPMRWTSSGGMSVLGDLPGGSLSGFASATNSDGSVIVGGSSSSNGGEAFLWKNGVMMGLGDLPGGAFAGSALGVSETGEVVVGVSEGPAMIAEAFYWTEMLGMVNLKDHLLSLGVNGLEDWTLNSAQGVSADGLTITGIGFNPQGLKEGWVAHIPAPSSCVVLAIGGVVSSRRRR from the coding sequence ATGTTTTTCTTTTCTATGAGATATGCAGGTATAGCCACCCTCTGGTTCTGCGCCACTGCTGCTGCGCAGCCGAGTTTTATTCCGCTCGGTGCGCCACCAACCAGCACGCTGCACAGCTTCGGTCTTGGCATAAGTGGTGATGGCACCACCGCAGTCGGGTTCGCCGGATTGACTCCCGGAGACAACCGAGCGTTCCGGTGGACAGTGCAGACCGGGACCGTTGGGCTCGGCTCGCTTCCCGGTGGGAATGATGTGAGCCACGCGCAGGGTGTGAACTACGACGGCTCGGTGATCGTCGGTTTCGCGGTCGGGAGCACCGGCGGTGAGCCGATGCGATGGACCGAAGCGACTGGCATGGTCGGGCTTGGCGCGCTCCCCGGTGGCTCGTTTCTAGGTGAGGCGTACGGCACCAACGACACGGGCGATGTGGTTGTTGGGTTCAGCTTCGGTGCCAATGGCAGAGAGGCGTTTCGATGGACCGAGTCCGGCGGTATGCATGGACTCGGCTCGCTCACCACAAGCAACATCTACTCGTGGGCCTACGACGTGAGCAACGACGGCGATACCGTCGTTGGTTTGGCTGTTGATTCAAACGGTGTATCGCGTCCGATGCGATGGACATCGTCTGGCGGCATGTCTGTGCTTGGAGATTTACCTGGTGGCAGTCTGAGTGGCTTTGCATCGGCCACGAACAGCGACGGTTCAGTTATCGTGGGTGGTTCATCCTCATCGAATGGTGGCGAGGCGTTCCTGTGGAAGAACGGTGTGATGATGGGACTCGGTGATCTGCCGGGCGGAGCATTTGCAGGAAGCGCGCTGGGTGTGAGCGAAACAGGTGAAGTTGTTGTTGGGGTAAGCGAAGGACCAGCGATGATTGCAGAGGCGTTCTACTGGACCGAGATGCTGGGCATGGTCAACCTGAAGGACCATCTGCTCAGTCTTGGTGTGAACGGACTTGAGGACTGGACGCTCAACAGCGCGCAGGGTGTCAGCGCCGACGGTCTGACCATCACCGGCATCGGCTTCAACCCGCAGGGTCTCAAGGAGGGCTGGGTTGCGCACATCCCTGCGCCGTCGTCGTGCGTTGTGCTTGCGATTGGTGGCGTGGTTTCGTCGAGGCGCAGGAGATGA
- a CDS encoding DEAD/DEAH box helicase family protein yields MSSEFFAKPILNSPYEYPLRHWELDENGQPTNRIVESRRRAEFVTPIPKPKKRRGNAAQEELVFNEATEVSSDEQRYETMSIVNDVRSRVDAWRQLKNPNDWRVTPETTRLLQHWRHHVFSTLRPFFCQVEAVETLIWLSEVAPHLGKEARFFLDHFECASEQANPGLQRLALKLATGAGKTTVMAMIIAWQTINAVRRPNSNRFTRGFLVVAPGLTIRDRLRVLQPHDPDSYYRSRELVPNDMLPDLDRAKIVITNYHAFKLRETMQLSSGGRALLQGRGEELLTTETEGQMLQRVMPDLMGMKGVVVLNDEAHHCYREKPGDTDEDELKGDDKREADKNREAARLWISGLEAVGRKLGLLRVVDLSATPFFLRGSGYAEGTLFPWTTNDFSLMDAIECGIVKLPRVPVADNIPGEDTPVFRELWKHIAKQMPKKGRGSSGFIDPLAIPEKLQTALEALYGHYAKTYELWEKEGINVPPCFIVVCQNTAISKLVFDFISGFVKPNEDGTEQLIEGRLPLFRNTDEHGNPLARPRTLLIDSEQLESGEALDKDFRDKASDEIDRFRREIVERTGDRKAADKITDQDLLREVMNTVGKQGRLGESIRCVVSVSMLTEGWDANTVTHVIGVRAFKTQLLCEQVIGRALRRQSYELNEEGRFNVEYADVLGIPFDFNAKPVVAPPQPPRPTVHVKAIRPDRDQLEITFPRVEGYRVELPEERLTAKFDSDSTLELTPELVGPTVTTNEGIIGEGVDLTLVHTGDLRRSTLLFHLTQRLLFTKWRDPGEDPKLHLFGQLKRVTKQWLDNHLVCKGQTYPAQLMYLSLADMACERITRGIVRQHIGDTPIKAVLDPYNPTGSSALVNFNTSKTDRWETSAQRCHVNWVILDSDWEAEFCRVAEAHPKVVAYVKNHNLGLEVPYRYGSESRKYRPDFIVLVDDGHEPNADGTPNLLHLVVEIKGYRREDAKEKAGTMRDYWVPGVNNLRSFGRWAFAEFVDVYEMQADFEAKVQEHFNRMIDTAVLTLRDAAQTEEHV; encoded by the coding sequence ATGAGCAGTGAGTTCTTTGCAAAACCAATTCTCAACTCCCCTTACGAGTATCCGTTGCGCCATTGGGAACTTGATGAGAACGGCCAACCGACAAATCGCATTGTCGAATCGCGACGCCGAGCCGAGTTCGTCACGCCAATTCCCAAGCCGAAGAAGCGACGTGGCAATGCTGCTCAAGAGGAGTTGGTATTCAATGAGGCCACTGAAGTGTCCTCTGATGAGCAGCGCTACGAGACGATGTCGATCGTCAACGACGTTCGTTCTCGCGTCGATGCGTGGCGACAGTTGAAGAATCCAAACGACTGGCGTGTGACACCAGAGACCACAAGACTATTGCAACACTGGCGTCATCATGTGTTCAGCACACTTCGACCATTCTTTTGTCAGGTAGAAGCCGTCGAGACGTTGATTTGGCTTAGTGAAGTTGCTCCTCATCTTGGGAAAGAAGCCCGTTTCTTCCTCGATCACTTTGAATGCGCGAGCGAACAAGCAAACCCTGGTTTGCAGCGACTTGCACTGAAGCTCGCCACCGGCGCGGGCAAGACAACTGTCATGGCCATGATAATCGCATGGCAGACGATCAATGCCGTCAGGCGGCCGAACAGCAACCGGTTCACTAGAGGATTCCTCGTGGTGGCGCCCGGGTTGACGATTCGAGATCGACTTAGAGTCCTTCAGCCGCACGACCCAGATAGCTATTACAGGAGTCGCGAGCTTGTGCCCAACGACATGCTTCCCGATCTGGATCGAGCGAAGATTGTGATTACGAACTACCACGCTTTCAAGCTGCGAGAAACGATGCAGTTATCAAGCGGTGGCAGAGCGCTGCTCCAGGGGCGAGGCGAAGAGCTGCTAACAACTGAAACTGAAGGGCAAATGCTGCAACGGGTCATGCCTGATTTGATGGGCATGAAGGGTGTCGTGGTCCTCAACGACGAGGCGCACCATTGTTATCGCGAGAAACCTGGGGATACAGACGAGGACGAGCTCAAGGGCGACGACAAGAGGGAGGCAGACAAGAATCGAGAAGCCGCGCGCCTATGGATTTCTGGCCTCGAAGCTGTAGGCCGCAAACTCGGCCTGCTGCGCGTGGTTGATCTATCGGCCACTCCGTTCTTCTTGAGAGGGTCCGGATACGCGGAAGGCACACTCTTTCCGTGGACGACAAACGACTTCTCACTGATGGATGCGATCGAATGCGGCATCGTTAAGCTCCCTCGCGTCCCGGTTGCAGACAACATTCCGGGTGAAGACACGCCGGTATTTCGCGAACTGTGGAAACATATCGCCAAGCAGATGCCCAAGAAAGGCCGTGGGTCGAGTGGTTTTATCGATCCACTTGCTATCCCGGAGAAACTACAAACAGCACTCGAAGCCTTGTATGGGCACTATGCCAAGACCTACGAACTGTGGGAGAAGGAAGGCATCAATGTGCCGCCATGTTTCATTGTTGTTTGCCAGAACACAGCGATTTCCAAGCTGGTTTTCGATTTCATTTCTGGCTTTGTCAAACCCAACGAAGATGGAACGGAACAGCTTATCGAGGGTCGACTACCTTTGTTCCGAAACACCGATGAGCATGGTAATCCTCTTGCTCGGCCACGGACGCTCCTGATCGATAGCGAACAGCTTGAGTCAGGAGAAGCACTCGACAAAGACTTCAGGGATAAAGCCAGCGATGAGATTGATCGTTTCCGGCGCGAGATCGTGGAGCGCACCGGAGACCGAAAGGCAGCCGACAAAATTACGGACCAAGATTTACTCCGTGAAGTCATGAACACCGTGGGCAAGCAAGGGCGACTGGGTGAGTCCATTCGGTGTGTTGTTTCTGTTTCGATGCTTACAGAAGGCTGGGATGCGAACACGGTTACCCATGTAATCGGTGTTCGTGCGTTCAAAACGCAGTTGCTTTGTGAGCAGGTGATTGGTCGGGCGCTCCGTCGTCAGTCGTATGAACTCAACGAAGAAGGTCGGTTCAATGTTGAGTATGCCGATGTGCTCGGCATCCCATTCGACTTTAATGCCAAGCCGGTTGTCGCACCACCGCAGCCACCGCGACCGACAGTGCATGTGAAAGCCATTCGACCCGACCGCGACCAACTGGAGATCACGTTCCCGCGAGTTGAGGGGTATCGTGTAGAACTTCCCGAAGAGCGACTCACTGCCAAGTTTGACAGCGATTCAACACTTGAACTAACACCAGAGCTCGTTGGTCCCACCGTGACAACAAACGAAGGGATCATCGGCGAAGGTGTAGACCTCACGCTCGTCCACACAGGCGATCTTCGCCGATCGACGTTGCTGTTCCATCTCACCCAGCGATTGCTCTTCACGAAGTGGCGTGACCCAGGCGAAGATCCAAAGCTCCACCTCTTCGGGCAACTCAAGCGAGTCACCAAGCAGTGGCTCGACAATCATCTTGTGTGCAAGGGTCAGACGTACCCTGCTCAGCTCATGTATCTCTCACTTGCCGACATGGCATGCGAGCGAATCACCAGGGGTATTGTCAGGCAGCACATCGGGGATACTCCGATCAAGGCAGTTCTCGACCCATACAACCCGACAGGGTCATCTGCATTGGTCAACTTCAACACCTCAAAGACGGACCGATGGGAGACCAGTGCCCAGCGATGCCACGTCAACTGGGTGATTCTTGATAGTGACTGGGAGGCTGAGTTCTGCCGTGTCGCAGAAGCGCACCCGAAGGTCGTCGCATACGTTAAGAACCACAACCTTGGCCTCGAAGTGCCATATCGCTATGGCTCTGAGTCACGCAAGTATCGTCCCGACTTTATCGTGCTGGTGGACGACGGGCACGAACCGAACGCTGACGGCACACCGAACCTCCTGCACCTTGTGGTCGAGATCAAGGGATATCGGCGCGAGGACGCGAAAGAAAAGGCAGGCACAATGCGCGACTACTGGGTTCCCGGCGTGAACAACCTGCGTTCCTTCGGCCGGTGGGCGTTTGCAGAGTTCGTCGATGTCTACGAGATGCAGGCAGACTTTGAGGCGAAGGTTCAGGAACACTTCAACCGGATGATCGATACTGCGGTTTTGACACTGCGGGATGCCGCACAGACTGAGGAACACGTGTGA